ACAAACACATAGCCTCTGTACCATTTGACTCGTTGAGCTTGTATTCAGACACCTCTGCTGCTGCAAATCCTAACAACCAACAGCATTTTTATAAAATATCATCTATCGATACATGTGGAAATGAGTGGAACTTAAGTCAACCACATGCACCTGCATTTTTACAAATAAACGTGGGAACCAGCGGTGAAGCTAATTTATCTTGGCTGCCTTATGTAGGTGCCAATTTTGGCTCTTACGCTGTAGGCAGAGATAGCACAGGAAACCTAAACATTTGGGACAGCTTAGGTGTAGTGCCGTTTAATAGCCTTGTGTTTACCGACCTAGATTACGTTGCGATATATACTAAAACGAATGTAAGCTATAAAGTAAAAGCTATAAACAATGTGTTTTGTACAGCTACAAAAGGTAAGGCATTTGGCTCTTCCGCATCCAACGTAAAAAAGCCAAGCAGTATTGTTATCAATAGTATAGAGGAGTTGGGAAATGCGATATCGATGTACCCTAATCCAACCGAAGGATTGGTGTACATTAGTTCAGCTATTGCCGCCAAACTTACTGTCCGATTAGTAAATAGTATTGGGCAAGAACTAAAAGTCGCAACACTCAATAATAATGCTTCTAAGAGCGCTAACATAGATACTAGTTCACTCGCAAAAGGAGTTTATACACTAGAATTCATTTCTGAAGGGATAAAAGTGCAGAAAAAATTAATTGTGCAATAAAAATTAAATTAGAAAACTAAAATAGCTACCCATGGGTAGCTATTTTAGTTTTTAGCAATCCCTCATTTATTTGTATTTTTATTGGCGTGTTAAATTTCAACAGATATATCCATTTCTTTCCATTAAAAAAAACTCTATTATTCATAGTGTTTTTGCTTGGGCTTAAGACTATTGTGGCTCAACAATATTCAACAAAAAAATACTCGACAAATGAACATATTAACAGTATTCAAGTATATAGTCTATTTCAAGACTCCAAAGGATTTCAATGGATCGGTAGTGAAAATGGGTTGAATAAATTTGACGGAAAAAAATTCATTGATTTTTCAAAAAAATTCGATTCCGAATCAAAGAATATTGAATCTATTATTCAAGACAAAAACAATACCATCTGGTTTGGTTCGAATAAAGACGGCATTCTCTCATATCAAAACAACCAGATTAAGCAGTTTAATCTTGGCAATGAGGAAAACAACAAAATAAATTCTTTGTTCGAAGATTCCCAAGGTAATATCCTAGCGGCATCAAAAGGTGCCGGAATTTTGAAGTTTAATGGAAAGGGATTTGATGCGTTGCAATTACCCGTTACATCTTATTATTCCATAGAAGAAGATCCAAATGGAATTTTATTTTTCGGTTCGGTAGATAGTGGGATATTTATTTATGCAAACAACAAACTACGAAAACGACTGCTACTACCTACTGATGCTGCAAATTCAGTCTATTGCATGAAGCACGACAAGGCTTCGACCTTATACATAGGAACCGCGGGAAATGGGGTATATAATTATAAAGAAGGTGTGCTAACACAAATGAATATACCTGAAATAAGTAGGGATGTTATTTATGAAATAATCATTGATGTCGACAAAAATTTATGGATCGCCACAGGCAACTCAGGTGTAGTTCACTATTATACAAAAACAAACACCTACGATATTATTACACGAAACAATGGATTGAGCTCCAACTCCATCACCTCGCTTATGCAAGACAATGAGCAAAATATTTGGATTGGCACACTGAACAGCGGTGTGTGTGTGCTTAACATCAATGGATTTTTATCCTATACGAAAGAATCAGGTATTGATTATCCGGAAATAAGCAACATAAACACAATAGGAAGCAACTACTACCTTTCTACACTAAATGATGGTTTGTACTTGCTGCAAAACAAGTCCATGACGCATTTGGCTAAATACGAGGATTTCAACAACTCCAGTATTGTTACCACATTAGCCGACAATCAAAAACTATGGATTGGCACAACCAGTGGAGCTTTTATTTTTGAAAACGGCAAAATAACACAACCTCCTTTTCTTAAAAAGCTAGAGAATATGGCTGTTGTAAGTATTTTAAAGGACAAAAAAGGTACCATTTGGATTTCTACCTATGGCTCAGGGTTATTTAAACTCACCACTAACGGACTCGAAAACATTACTACAAAACAAGGGTTACCAACCAATAATATTTACACCGCTTTTTTTGATAGCAATGGAATGCTTTGGCTAGGTACATTTCAGTATGGCATTGTGAAATACAATGGAGAAACATTTACTCAATTTACACAAGAAAAAAATAATTTACCCGAAAACACCATTCTTTCTATTTGTGAAGACAAAATAGGCAACATGTATTTTGGAACAGAAGACGGAGGGCTTACCTGCTACGATGGTCGCACTTTTTCAAACATAACAGAAAAAGACGGACTGAGTTCCGACAATGTATATGCCATTGCAGTTGACCAAAAAGGAATACTTTGGGCAGGTACCGATGCAGGTGTAAACAAAATTGAACTTACCGCAAGCTTCAAAGCTAAATCGATAAAACACTACTCGATAAAAGACGGGATGTGTGGCAATGATATTTTGCAAAATGGGTTTTACCTATCTAACGATGGCATGATTTGGATGGCATCTACCTCGGGAGTCTCTGTTTACAATACCTTGAAAGAAAGAGAAAACACAACACTTCCTAAATTATGGATATCAGAAATTTTATTAGACAACCAACCTGTAGATTGGACTACCTTTGCAGACAGCATAGACAGCAGAACACAGCTGCCTGTTGGATTAAAACTTAAACACAATCAAAATCAATTATATTTCAAATTTCAAGCGTTGTCTATTCAATCTGTTAAGTTTTCATGGATTTTGGAGGGTCTAAAAAAAAGCAGCTGGAATCAGCCATCAGAAAACACCGAATTCAATACTGGGCCATTAGACCCAGGCAACTACACGTTTAAACTAAAAGCCCAAAACAACGATGGATATTGGACAAAAGAATCATACGAATTTTCATTTACCATTTTAGAGAATCCATTTAAAACATCGTTGGCGTATGCTTCTTACGCCACGGCTGCACTGCTACTAATTATAGGCATTTTTAGATACCAAACCAGTAGGTTAGAAAAGCGTAACAAATTATTGGAATACAAAGTAAACGAACGTACCCAAGAGTTAAGTGTGGCGCACAACAAACTTAGCTATGCCTACACCGACATTAAAGACAGTATTGAATATGCCAAACAAATACAAGACGCACTGCTACCTGTACAGGAAGATTTAAATAAATTAATTCCGTCATCCTTTATTTTATACAAACCAAGAGATGTGGTAAGTGGCGATTTTTATTGGTTTACAAGTGCACACAACAAAACATACATTGCCGCTGTAGATTGCACAGGACATGGTGTTCCGGGAGCATTTATGAGTATGATTGGAAATACATTGCTAAATGAAATTATTGCAGAGGGTGTGGCACAAGAACCCGCAGCTATTTTAAATCAACTAAATACAGATGTAAAAAAATCTTTGAAGCAAGATAGAGAAGGCGTAGATAGTAAAGATGGAATGGACTTAGCGTTGATTGCACTATCTAAAAAAGAAGATGCTACCACATACACAATAGAGTATTCGGGAGCAAAACGACCGTTGTATATGGTTAGAAAAAACAACGATGGAGTTTTTGAACTAACAGAAATAAAACCCGACAAATTGAGCATTGGAGGCAGCAACTGGAGCACGCAAACGCTTTTTACAAACAACATACTTGAAGTTTCTAAAGGCGACCAACTATACATTTTTACCGATGGGTATGCTGATCAATTTGGTGGAGAAAAAAGCAAAAAAATTACAAGTAAACGTTTGCAACAATTAATCTTGTCGAACGCTCATTTGCCTATGCGCAAACAAAAAGATATTCTATTTACTTACTTTACCGAGTGGAAAGGCAATACAGAACAAATTGATGATGTATTGATTATTGGTATTACTATTTAACCCTAAACAGCTCTATTCACTAGGCATTCTAAACTCTCCCCTCTCGAGAGGGGATTAAAGGGGTGTGTAATTTTCCAGACGTTGTTGGTATTCCAGCCGTTGTTGGTATTATCACTATGTATGTTCGGAATACCTTTAGTGATAATAATAATAGGGGCTGAAGATATTATTTGGTATATGTTAAAACATACATTTTATCCCCTTTTTTAGAAACCTCAACTTTACCTTCCAAAATTTCAAAAAAGTGTTGCTTTTTATATCCTAACACTCTTAAATTATTTTGAATAATAAATTCAGGAATTGGATCTATGTGTGTTTGAAATATAATAGGTCTTAACAAATCTGACCTAGTCCATTTTTCATGCCCACCTGAAGTTTTCACATATTTACAATGGACTAACTCTAAAAAAGATTGAAACTTAGAAATGCTTATATTTTTAAGTTGTTTTGAAGACATTAAACAGGAATGGCAATAGGCTGATTGTAGTGCTTAATATTCTTCTTGTTGGATAACTTCCTAAATACTTCATTATCTTGGAGAAGCTCTTCTTTTGTAGGAGCATTTACTCTTTTCTTTTTACGATTTACAGTCCAACCTAATCGTTCTAGCTCCTCAAAAATAGTTTTTTTGTTGTGTGTATACTTTATAAATTCTCCTAGTGTAATTTTAAAGCTTTGATCAGCTTCTTTTTTTGAAGTTCCGTAACCAGTTAAATCTAATGCAGGGGAGTACATATATAATATTCCATTTTCTTCCCAAGAATAGACTGTTAGAGTAATCTCTATTCGTTTGTTATTATTTATATAAGTTGCTTTTACATTACCTGTAGCCATATTCCCAAAGATATATTAAAATCAATATAAAGCACAACGTAAATTGTTAAAATTATTTTGTTTTAATCTAAATTAGCTTAAAATAACTGTTAAAACATACATTTTACACCTTAACTTTTGAATTAAATCTTCTAACTATGGTCATTTTCGGTCTTACTCATATATAGTTAACTGATAAAACCAACATGGGCTAAAAACCACTATCGTATAAGACTAACGTGTCCGTTGTAGTTGTGTTTTTTGCCAAACACATCGGTAATTTGAACCTTCCAAATATACACATCAATTTGAGCTAAATCACTTCCCCCATTTGCTTTACCATTCCAGGGTGTTGCAACATCAGAGGAAGCAACCTTTCCGGTAGTGTATATTTGCACTCCCCATCTATCATAAATCCATAATTGATACTCATTGCATCCAATAGCCAATCCATTAAAAAAATCGTTAATCCCATCTCCGTTAGGCGAAAAGCTATTTGGGATATAGAAAATAAAATCTGGTCCAATGATAATATCATGCGCTACTGTATCGTAGCAGCCATAAGAATTCTGAACAATTAAAGACGCTGTATATGTGCTTGTTTGTTCCGTTGGGTATGTGTGCTGCACATTCGGAATACTTGGCACTAGCGAATCTCCATCTCCAAAATAATACGCCCAATAATTTACATCGGACGATGATTGATTTGTAAAACCAACCAACGAATTTAGAATTGTTGCCGGATTAGGAGATGCGCCAAACTCGGCTGTTGGCTTGGGAAACACTTCTATCATTTGATTTACGGTAGATGTAGCCGAACATCCATTATTAGAAGTTGCTGTTAACGCTACATCATAAAAACCCGACTGGGTGTAACAGTGATTAGGGTTGGGAATGGTTTCAACGGAGCCATCTCCAAAATCCCAATTCCAAGTTGTGATACTGCTGCCATCTCCTGCAATAACTGTAAAATCGGTAAAATTTACACAATGCAAAGGACAGCCGCTTGTAACATCAGCATTAAAATTCACAACAGGATTTGGATAAAAAGAATAGGTGATATCATCAGAAACTGCACCACAAGGGCCAACTGGGTCGTCTGTTGTTAATGTAAGTGTTACAGAACCTGCTAAATACTCAGCGGAGCTCGGAGTGTAAATTGCATTTAAAGCGCTGCTACTAGGAACATACGTACCTGTACCACCGCTCCAACTGCCGGTTGTAGCCGAACCACCAACAGATCCCGCCAACTGAATAGAAGTATAAGGGCATACAAACGTATTTACACCTGCATTGGCAGAAGCTAACGCATTGACATTAATAGCATAAACAGCCGGAGTTCCAACACAACCAGCCACTTCAGGAATTACTGTTATAGCAGAAGTCACAGAACTAGAACCTCCATTAACAGCAGCAAAAGAGGTTATATCACCCGAACCGCTTGCTGCTAAGCCAATAGATACATTCGAATTTGTCCAAGTAAAAGTACCGCCAGCAGGTATACTTGTAAAATTAGTTGCTGAAATATTGTCTCCATCACACACTAATATATTAGAAGGCACATTTACAGTTGGAGTAGGATTAACCGTAATATTATAGGTAGCGGGTGGGCCAGTACATCCATCAAAAACAGATGTTACTGACACAACAGAAACAATTGGAGCAGAGGTAGTATTGACGGCTGTAAACGAAGGTATATTCCCTGTACCGGAGGCTCCTAAACCGATTGCGGTATTATCATTTGTCCAAGAAAAGGTACCACCTGCAGGCGCACTTACAAAATTAGTTGCAGGAATATTATCGTTGTTACACACTTCTATATCGGCAGGAACAGTAACAATGGGCGAAGGTTTAACTGTTAAATTAAATGTAGTATCGAAACAGCCAAATGTCACAGTAACCGTTGAAACAGCTGTAGCTGGGACATTGGAAGCTACAAAGCCGGGGATATCACCGGTACCACTTGCACCTAAACCGATAGAGGTATTATCATTTGCCCAATTATATGTTATACCTGTTCCAACAGGAAAGTTAGTAGCAGCGAAAGAGCTACCACCACAAACTGTTTGGCTTGCCAAAGATAAAGTTGGTGGTGCAGTTGCACAAGATTTTGTGAAATTTACGGTAGCTGGATACATCCCGCAACCATCCTCCGTAAAGGCAGTATTTCCTGAAATTATCTTAAAAGACAAGGGAACTCCGCAAGGAACATTTGGGAAATCATAAATCACCCAATCGTTATAGGTATTTGCATCATTGCAGTTAGCAAAAACTGTTAGTGGTGTAGAACATGCTGGCAAATCAGCAAAAGCAACATCAATCAAACTTCCTGCTGGAGATCCGGTTATATTGGTAGTATTTCCATTTACTGTAAGTTCTAATGTCATAGTTGTAGAAGATGGATCTTCTGCGTTATGCCAATGCTCTACGTATAAGCGCAAATCTCCGGTACAGCTTATACAATAACCTACTTGCACAGAATGGGCACGAACATTGCTCTTAATAAGAACAAAAAGTGCAACTACTAAAATTACTATCTTAAACCCTCGATACATAAATTAAACAACTTAAACCAATTCCAATGGCAATACAAATAGACAAAAATATGCCACTAGTCAATTTACGAAAAACAAATATCAAAATCCAGATACTTTTGCCATTTATTCAACACTATAAGTTGAATAGTTTATTGTAACCCACAACTATTAAGAATTAGGAGCTGCGCTTTTTACAACCACCCATCTTCCGGGCTTTGTATTGCTTATAGATTTATCATACATAGCCTCGGCATTGGTATTAGGCAAATAAAACTTACCCGTATAAGCCGCATTTAAAACAACTCTAAATGTTTTGGTTTCATTCTTGTTCAACTCAAAATAAGTATATACTCTATCATCCCGAATATCCTGATAAGTAGGGATAGCAGATTTTACTGTTGTTGGTAAATCAAAAGCTCGCGTATTGAGTATCTCCCAACCGGAAGGGAATACTTGATTAAGAGCTAAGTTTCTGTATGCCTCTTTTAGTCCGGGATTTGTTACGGATACTTCTGCAATAAAATCTGTACCCTGCTCTAAGCTAGACACATCAATTGATTTACCATCCATAGAGGTATATTTGATTGTCATGTTCAAGTTGTTGTTTACATCAATTGCTTTTCCAACATTTGGAATACCTGTATTTATAAGCTTTACAAACAATACTGCGGATGTAGTATTTTTAAATTGAAGTTTTTGATTAGCAGACTCTCTTATAACTAATTTATCTTGGTAAATACTTTTTATAGTTGTAGCACTTCTTGTTGCCCCCCCATTCAAACTATAACTACATGTCAGATTACCCTTACTTAAAGCTTCTCCAAGATAGTACTTAGAAATAGCATACAAGCCAAATGCGGTAGTTTGTGTACTATACCATTCCTTGCTATTCAACGAACCCGAAATCCTTTTAACTACATCCGCTGCCTTTACTTTTTGACCTGTTAACAACAAAGCTTCTACAATTATAGATTCATCGCGCAATGCAGAGCCATATGTATAATCGGCATATGCGTAAGGAGCCACACTGGTAGTTAATTGAGTTATCAATTTGCTAGCTGTTTCTCTTTGTCCAATCAGAGCATAAGCAGCAGCTAAAGTCCATTTGGCAGATATGCTCAAATTCATTTTTTCCTTTAATCTGTTCATAGCACTCAACTCGGGACTTTGTGCCAAAGCCAACGTATATAAACGATATGCTTGAGCCAAATCTGTATTATGGTAGTAATAGTCAGAAGTTGCTCTATCCGACCAATTTAGAGCTGTTTGCTGTTGAAATTTTTTCCAATTCTCTAACATGTGTTTTGATACCGTATATCCTTTTGATTTGGCTTCCAATAAATAATGACCGGCATAGCTTGTACCCCAATCATCAGAAAGAGTTTCTCCCGGCCAATAAGCAAAACCTCCGGCACTTGTTTGAAACAATTTAATTCGCTCAATAGATGCAGCAATATTTCTATCAATCTGATTCTTTAAATTATCTGTAAGCTCTACTAAACCACTCAGGTATAACTGAGGAAAAGCCGAAGAAGTTGTCTGCTCAATACATCCATGAGGATAGCTCACCAAATAACTTAATCGTTCTTGCAAATTAATGGGCGGTATTGACGAAACCTCCAGCATAGAACTATTGGTACCAGGCATTCCAACTAACTGAAAATCTTTTGTCCACGATTTCTGCGGTTCAATAATTGCTTCTATTATTTCGGAAGTAGGTTGATTCGGATTCCGAATATCAATCTCAATTTCTTGCTTTGCAATCTCGGTGCCACTTTGTGCTACAACAGCTACCTTTCCAACGCCAATACCAGGTTTTACTTTCAATTTAAAATTAATAACCTTATCCCCTACTTCATTAAATACAATTGCTTTAGAAACATTATCAACAGCAGAAAATTCTTTACTTAGTGTAATCTTAACACTAACATTTTTCACCTTTTTATCCATTGCAAAAATGGTAACCGGCAAATCTACTTCCTCTTCAGGACCAAGCACTCTGGGCAGTGTAGCCAATAACATCAACGGTTTACGAACAGGAACGGTTTTCTCGGCATTGCCGTAGGCACCGTCTTTTCCGGCAATTGCCATGATACGAACAGAGCCTACATAAGGAGGCAACATAAATTCATGTTTCCTTTTTTCGCCTTTCTTTAAATAAAAAGGACCAATGTATTTTACCATTGGCTTAAATCGATTTGCCTTCGAACTACCTTTTTTGTTTATGGCATCATCTCCACCAATAGCCAATAGCCTTTCAACAGCAGCACCATACGAACCGATTACCATATCATATAAATCCCAAGTTTT
The sequence above is drawn from the Bacteroidota bacterium genome and encodes:
- a CDS encoding SpoIIE family protein phosphatase; its protein translation is MAQQYSTKKYSTNEHINSIQVYSLFQDSKGFQWIGSENGLNKFDGKKFIDFSKKFDSESKNIESIIQDKNNTIWFGSNKDGILSYQNNQIKQFNLGNEENNKINSLFEDSQGNILAASKGAGILKFNGKGFDALQLPVTSYYSIEEDPNGILFFGSVDSGIFIYANNKLRKRLLLPTDAANSVYCMKHDKASTLYIGTAGNGVYNYKEGVLTQMNIPEISRDVIYEIIIDVDKNLWIATGNSGVVHYYTKTNTYDIITRNNGLSSNSITSLMQDNEQNIWIGTLNSGVCVLNINGFLSYTKESGIDYPEISNINTIGSNYYLSTLNDGLYLLQNKSMTHLAKYEDFNNSSIVTTLADNQKLWIGTTSGAFIFENGKITQPPFLKKLENMAVVSILKDKKGTIWISTYGSGLFKLTTNGLENITTKQGLPTNNIYTAFFDSNGMLWLGTFQYGIVKYNGETFTQFTQEKNNLPENTILSICEDKIGNMYFGTEDGGLTCYDGRTFSNITEKDGLSSDNVYAIAVDQKGILWAGTDAGVNKIELTASFKAKSIKHYSIKDGMCGNDILQNGFYLSNDGMIWMASTSGVSVYNTLKERENTTLPKLWISEILLDNQPVDWTTFADSIDSRTQLPVGLKLKHNQNQLYFKFQALSIQSVKFSWILEGLKKSSWNQPSENTEFNTGPLDPGNYTFKLKAQNNDGYWTKESYEFSFTILENPFKTSLAYASYATAALLLIIGIFRYQTSRLEKRNKLLEYKVNERTQELSVAHNKLSYAYTDIKDSIEYAKQIQDALLPVQEDLNKLIPSSFILYKPRDVVSGDFYWFTSAHNKTYIAAVDCTGHGVPGAFMSMIGNTLLNEIIAEGVAQEPAAILNQLNTDVKKSLKQDREGVDSKDGMDLALIALSKKEDATTYTIEYSGAKRPLYMVRKNNDGVFELTEIKPDKLSIGGSNWSTQTLFTNNILEVSKGDQLYIFTDGYADQFGGEKSKKITSKRLQQLILSNAHLPMRKQKDILFTYFTEWKGNTEQIDDVLIIGITI
- a CDS encoding type II toxin-antitoxin system HicA family toxin translates to MSKFQSFLELVHCKYVKTSGGHEKWTRSDLLRPIIFQTHIDPIPEFIIQNNLRVLGYKKQHFFEILEGKVEVSKKGDKMYVLTYTK
- a CDS encoding gliding motility-associated C-terminal domain-containing protein is translated as MYRGFKIVILVVALFVLIKSNVRAHSVQVGYCISCTGDLRLYVEHWHNAEDPSSTTMTLELTVNGNTTNITGSPAGSLIDVAFADLPACSTPLTVFANCNDANTYNDWVIYDFPNVPCGVPLSFKIISGNTAFTEDGCGMYPATVNFTKSCATAPPTLSLASQTVCGGSSFAATNFPVGTGITYNWANDNTSIGLGASGTGDIPGFVASNVPATAVSTVTVTFGCFDTTFNLTVKPSPIVTVPADIEVCNNDNIPATNFVSAPAGGTFSWTNDNTAIGLGASGTGNIPSFTAVNTTSAPIVSVVSVTSVFDGCTGPPATYNITVNPTPTVNVPSNILVCDGDNISATNFTSIPAGGTFTWTNSNVSIGLAASGSGDITSFAAVNGGSSSVTSAITVIPEVAGCVGTPAVYAINVNALASANAGVNTFVCPYTSIQLAGSVGGSATTGSWSGGTGTYVPSSSALNAIYTPSSAEYLAGSVTLTLTTDDPVGPCGAVSDDITYSFYPNPVVNFNADVTSGCPLHCVNFTDFTVIAGDGSSITTWNWDFGDGSVETIPNPNHCYTQSGFYDVALTATSNNGCSATSTVNQMIEVFPKPTAEFGASPNPATILNSLVGFTNQSSSDVNYWAYYFGDGDSLVPSIPNVQHTYPTEQTSTYTASLIVQNSYGCYDTVAHDIIIGPDFIFYIPNSFSPNGDGINDFFNGLAIGCNEYQLWIYDRWGVQIYTTGKVASSDVATPWNGKANGGSDLAQIDVYIWKVQITDVFGKKHNYNGHVSLIR